The following are from one region of the Capsicum annuum cultivar UCD-10X-F1 chromosome 1, UCD10Xv1.1, whole genome shotgun sequence genome:
- the LOC107856907 gene encoding uncharacterized protein LOC107856907 isoform X1, with the protein MRTHGVHCLTEGYICIIFNSSGVGMTLSLEDFLIRARVLKLYRHALRISRRAPSHARADLRQIIRREMENNRNCNDKQRIRFLISDGLERVKRLDETLDMQGH; encoded by the exons ATGAGGACACATGGTGTACACTGTCTAACGGaagggtatatatgtatcattttcAATAGTTCAGGGGTAG GAATGACTCTCTCACTAGAGGACTTCCTCATTCGTGCCCGAGTATTAAAGCTGTACCGACATGCTCTGAGAATCTCAAGGAGAGCACCTTCTCATGCTAGAG CTGATTTGAGGCAGATTATAAGACGAGAGATGGAGAATAACAGGAATTGCAATGACAAGCAGAGAATCCGGTTCTTGATTAGTGATGGATTGGAAAGAGTGAAACGTTTGGATGAGACGCTTGATATGCAAGGCCATTGA
- the LOC107856907 gene encoding uncharacterized protein LOC107856907 isoform X2, which produces MTLSLEDFLIRARVLKLYRHALRISRRAPSHARADLRQIIRREMENNRNCNDKQRIRFLISDGLERVKRLDETLDMQGH; this is translated from the exons ATGACTCTCTCACTAGAGGACTTCCTCATTCGTGCCCGAGTATTAAAGCTGTACCGACATGCTCTGAGAATCTCAAGGAGAGCACCTTCTCATGCTAGAG CTGATTTGAGGCAGATTATAAGACGAGAGATGGAGAATAACAGGAATTGCAATGACAAGCAGAGAATCCGGTTCTTGATTAGTGATGGATTGGAAAGAGTGAAACGTTTGGATGAGACGCTTGATATGCAAGGCCATTGA